gataaataagaataaaataaataataaattttatttattttattcatatttaatgATGACTGAGCTTAGCCGTAATGTCAGTCTCATAGGGCTGAagtgtgtacaattttcacaaaacatttcctccttgtattttgCCTTATCTTGGTCatactctctctctatctctctctctctctctctctctctctctctctctctctctctctctgtctctctcttgttggtttAACAATCCTTAAGGTCATGCCATGTATGGCTTATtggacttattttaccacgtagccggggAGTCAATCCTTGCATCGGGGGGATGGTCtcgatgggatttgatcccccgTTCTGTTGTTTGGAGCCGGCGTGTGGACAACCTTCGATTCATTTCAGATCGTTTCAGCTAACAGAAGTGCTAAAGATTGGTTTGGTAGAATGGTCCCTAGGTTGTTCATTATGAGCTTCTGGGAAAAGGTTTGGTAAAATTTAATCATGAacaattcacaaaaaaaaatttcaatttttcaattttttctcaatttcaatttcaatttaatattatattatgtCGCTCGTAAGGCTACACATAGAAtacttaaaatattataacttAAACCATAATATATAgctaaaaactaaactaaaactaaaactcAGACAAAGGAAGTTCATGAAAATAATAGAAGCTCATTGAGTATGATGAGGAGGCTAAAAGGGAAATCTAAGACGATAACGAAAGGAGGATAAAGGGAAGTGGAAATCAAATAAGTGGGAAGAGGAGTTAAACGATCGCAGAGCAAGCAACAATGGGCAAAAATAACAGAGAGATTACGCGGAATGGCAGGGAAGATCACAAATGCATCGTAAATCGCATGGATTCGAACTTCAAGCTCTGAAACTCTGATGCCAAAAATCTGTAGAAATGTCCTACGGGTAGGAGACTTTTATCAAGGCATTAAAGGtccttacattttttttacacatttctaCACAATTACCGGTATAGAAAAATGCCTCTataaatagcaaataaaaaaaaagttcatcttTACGCTTAATAAATAATGGTATTCttgtttcaattatttattcatttgcattccaaacaaataaactatTTTGTTACGAATTCCTCAGTATTTTAAGTCTTCTTCAGTATTCTAGTTTCGAACTACCTGTTATatctattattttataaatcttAATTGCACATTCGTTGCGCAATCGAATATTTTGTCCATCGAAATCTCTCCACTAGCACATGGTTCTGCTACAAgatcattccatctcactgaTGCCGCAATTGACCTACGTAATTTTGCCATCAGCTCTAACCCTCAATGTTATACGCAAAAAATGCTAATACCGGCACGTAGGACCGATGCAGTCATCTCTGTCATACACGCTGCACCATAACCCAACGCAGCGCGGAACCTGTTCCATCTAATATCCGCCCCAAGTTGCATTCTCGTCCACGCCACGCTTGTCATTAGGAAGCGCAACATATACCCCACACCGGTCGAAGAGTAACGTGTGGGGAACAACGCGTAGCGCTGTGGACAATTCTAACCACGATCACATCAACACACATTGCCTGACGACAAGACGTTCCGGGGTCGCGTCAATAAATTTCGCTTCGGTCGCAGTAACTCGAGAGGGCCATCTCCCAGCCATGGTCAGCTTGCTCACATTTGCAAGCATTCGGGCGCTAAAAACATTGTAGCAACCAAGTACGGCTGCGCACGAGCACGAACGGGAGCGGGAAGGACTCTCTTCTAACTCTGACGCGATCACCAGAACTGCACATGCTGAATGGGTGTACGCTTGTCCCTACAACCCCTTTGCACAGAAGGGGCCTTCACCAGCGCTTCGACCAAACAGGGCGTCCCCATGGTCGCAAAAAATAATGCGCGCTCCGGCACGGGAATGCCTTTGGAGTGAGCATCAGTCCAAAACCGCGACTCGACCCGAACAGACTCGCGCTCGCATCGATCCCACATACCGGCACATACCCCCGTTTGGTCCTTCGTCCCCATCCACCCTCTCACTCCCAAGTTCCAACATCCAGGGCCTGTGCCCgctgtgtatatgtgtgtgtttgtgtgcgtgaacATAGGCGGATAATTTTCGATCTTCCGTGCTATATCATTAGCGATCCTTCTGTTCAACAtaccaatcgatcgatcgtatcATCTTGGAATTTCCTTTTCGCCGTACATTCGTCGCCGGGTTTCAAATTTTTCGCATTCGTTTGAGGCTGAATTCTCCATAAGGAAATCTTTCCACGTGGTGCGTGCAAAGGAGCAACTTTCCAATCGGACATAAACATCGCCACTAATACGGACACACTGATACGGCTTCTCTGCTTGGTACACGGGTAAGGATGCTGCTGCGCAAGGCTACGACCGCATTTGGCGGATGTTTGCGCCAACAGTTGCACCGTAGCTCATCAGCCGATGGCATACTGGCTCCATTGGCGACGGTACAGCAACCACTCCAAGCGACACCACAACGACGTTGGCTATCAAACGGCGGGGGACGAAAAACGCATCCCAAAATCCTCATCACAGGTGAGTTCTCACGCATCTTCGAGCACCGAGCAAAACGCAGAACGAACATGTGCCGTACCGTATGAGTAACCAGGGCGAGCCCCTGCTCATTCGGTTTAGCTCAATTGAGCGCTCAATTGGGGAGTAAATTGTGATGCAAGGTTAGCAACAAAGTGTACGCATACTCGCGTTGCTAGGGGCACAGTTTCTAAGCGGACGGTAGTTTAGAAGTTGTTTGCCCTTATTCACTCCCAAGCACGTCCAACCCACCTCCTCCCCCCTCCAGTCAGTGATTTGTGCAAGTTAGCTGAACGATTCTCTCGGCTTGAATGGTGAATGAAGAATGAGAATGAGCAAAACTTAGCATCATATATTAAGAGGCAAATGTTGATAAAATCTCATAAAATCAAACTGAGCTGAATTAGGAAAACAATTACTGCTCTGTTGTTCAACAAATGAAGTGCTGTATTTACCATCGTTTGATCTAACACGTAGTTGGAAATTTTCTGCATCATTGTAGACCACGAGCTCGATGTTATGAATGTATCGTTTTAGCAGGGACGAACTAGATTAGATCAATATATGTAACACGGTGTCAAAATCCCCCACTTAGAAGCTTATTAAtttgtaaattattaaaacatttcttttgttcAGTTCGTACAATTAAATTAGCCAGTTTTTGGATATCTATAATGATTTGTccataaatttgatttgatttgcgaTAAATCAAAATGCTACGAAAATACTCCTTCTAGCGAGCAAAATGTCGCTATAACAATAGCATTTATGGCTGGACGCAGCCTatgtaaaaatattgaaaaaacttTAACTCCATCTTCCACCAAACAGTTCCTGGTTTATCCTGCATTGggaatcataaaaaaacgaagaacttAAAATGGAGCACATGGAAAACCTATCTCACATTAAGATTATGGTAGTTACTGATTCCCATAAAAAATCaggaacagaaaataaaacaatccttCAATGAAGTGAAAGTGTTCATAAGGTGTTAACAATATggaattttgctttttcggaTGTTAGTAAACATCATCCTGACGATACAGTGTTTGACACTAATGTTATTACTCATTTTCTTGATTAACTTAGGACTCTCTTAGGAGAAAAACCGTTGCGTGGGAGCAACAAGGATCGATCGTAGAACCTAGGAGATGAGGCATTAGCTTTCGGGACGTACTAAAATATGTTCGAAATTTAACATCGTCATAAATCGACAATTTAAAAGGCGTATTTGCGGCATCCGAAACTAAAAAGAGCCAATAATACCACTGACGATGAAACGTGACGGAATAATGTaaaccaaacagaaaaaactaaTCTTGATAGCTTTTTCAAGTCATCCAAAAAACAGTCTACGATGAAGAGTTCCATATCAGTATCTAGCATTGTAGTACTAACTCAttatatttacattatttgtaCTAACTCTACTTCACATTTCTCCACAGGTGGACTCGGCCAGCTTGGTGTCGAATGTGCGAAACTTCTGCGAAGCCAGTACGGTGAAGAAAGTGTCATTCTGTCGGACATCATCAAACCGAGCAGTGAGATCGTTAACAGCGGACCATACATATTTGCCGACATTCTCGACTTCAAGGGTCTGCAGAAGATCGTTGTCGATCAGCGTGTCGACTGGATCATTCATTTTTCCGCACTGCTCAGCGCGATTGGTGAGCAAAATGTTCCGCTAGCGGTGCGCGTTAACATTGAGGGCATGCACAATGTGCTCGAGCTGGCCAAACAGTACAAGCTTAGGATCTTCGTACCGAGCACGATCGGTGCATTCGGTCCGGACAGCCCACGGAACCCTACACCGAACGTGACGATTCAGCGACCGCGCACAATTTACGGTGTATCGAAGGTGCATGCGGAACTGATGGGCGAATACTATCACCACAAGTTCGGACTGGATTTCCGCTGCCTTCGGTTTCCGGGTGTGATTTCCAGTGATCCACCCGGCGGTGGTACTACCGGTAAGTTAACGACAGGTGAACCAAAACAGGACGAAGTGTAGTTAATCTGACAAGTCCTCTTTCATTGCAGATTATGCCGTAGCCATATTCTTCGAGGGTCTAAAGACGGGCAAGTACCAGTGCTACCTCAAACCCGACACGCGTCTGCCCATGATGTACATCGAGGATTGTCTGCGATCGTTGCTCGAGTTTATGACCGCTCCTGAAGAGAAGCTGCAACGCCGAGTGTACAACGTAACTGCCATGTCCTTCACACCGGAGGAACTCGTCGAGAAGCTATCGAAGTATATTCCCGAGCTGCACGTCAGCTACCGACCAGACAGCAGGCAGCTCATTGCCGACTCTTGGCCACAAATCTTCGACGATTCGGAGGCGCGCCGAGACTGGGGCTGGCAACACAACTATGACCTGGACAAGCTGGTGGATCTTATGGTTCGAGATGTCACCGAAAACTACATCAAAAAGGCGTCACAGTAGGACGGCTACATGTTTTCATGACTACATTCGGCACCATCGAGCGCTGCAATAAACTGTGTATACCTGCAACAACAGAAGTCACTCTTTGGTGGATTCCGTATATTGATAGGATATCATCCGAAACATATAGAAAACTATTGCTTATATGAAACACTCGGAAGCTAGCTGCGTATATTCAGAGCACATTTAGAGTTCAattgtattaaaaacaaaagttatcaAACTTCCCTATCCTCGTCAAActtgaaatcatttttttctagttGGGAATCAAACTATGATATTCGTTTTTCGGAGATGTTACAACATTATCAATTAATTTGTAACAGCTTGCCTGAAGCAAGTTCCATCTCGGAATGAAGAAATTGTATAGCGTGACGCAACTCGTGTCGGATGTAGTCGATGTGCTATTTGTATCTTTTCCCTGCGAAACTTTGCGATCGTAAAGGGCACCGTAATCAAACAATATAAATCGAAGGAATAGGGATCGCATCCCTCCAGGAGGcgaaaaaattatcaaatggGGAATCGTGCCGTAAGGATCTTAATAGACGAAGAACTATTTGCTTGTCATTGTATAGTGAAGTCTGGCAAGCCGGCCGAGAATTGTATGTTCTCCACCAATCGGATAAACATTGATCATTCACACATTATGTTCCCGAGAGTCGCCGCCTTTATCTAGAAATATCAGACGAAATGATGTTTAATATGTGTTTAATCATGGTCTTAGTTCATCATGCCAAGAGTTTCCGGCAGTAGATCGATTGGTTAAGTAGACCTTTAACTTTTCAGACCATAACGTTTTGGGGTAAATTTCGAACGTAGAACCTACTGTCTAAGAATTTCCAGATTCAAACAAAGAGGCATTGAGATACAAGAAACTAGTGTTggatgaatctgattcagGTTCATGGATCTGAatgaatgattctgaatctctattctgaagattcatgattttttattgttttaggAATCCTTCCAGTTTCAGCCCAGGGAGGGACAGTCCGATGATTTATGTGGGTGCCTTTCCATCTTTGGAATGCGTTTTTAACAGCACTTGGACAGAATTTCACGTGTGGAGTCTACCGCCCGGTCAGtccttttattttaagttAGTTGGCAGCGAATAAtaaaggattcatgaatctttcaggatgcatttgaatttatgaaaattgattgatatttTGGGAGTCGGCTCATGATTTAAATAACTCACATAAAtaactcttttcaaaagatttaataagcacaacactacAAGAAACTGATCTGTGAaacagttttttgttattgtcttTCTAGCTTTTTCGAGCCCAGAACCATTCCGGACAGCTGGCGTAAGATCATCGATAGTCTGCATGATATtttgaatggaaattaaaaccAGAATATTCGTCAACGATATACAATACCATCAGTTGCTACACAAATACGGGACGACATTTATGCAAACAATTAATATAGCATTTATTTCTCAGAAGCAGACTGTAAATATAACCAGTCTGGCTCAATTGATTAACCGTATTATCTAAACGATAAGCACGATAGTGAAGCGTAACGGAACGGCTCCTTTGCGGCTACATGCTTCTCAACGCTCAATCTAATTGTCCAtcatttgttgaatgtttgcgGTTCCTTCATCGATTTATGGTTGATGTCATCAGAAGAAATAGCCACAATCGGAAGAAATAGTCGCATATGGTGAAATACGGTGCCTGTACCATAACTGCTGTTTTCCCAACACAAAAATCATCTGCAATCAAAACGGTCTGCTACAGTCCATTATtgagatgaaaaatatattattagtTTTTCCACAAATCCGGTCCCATCttcatgaaaatgtttta
The DNA window shown above is from Anopheles funestus chromosome 3RL, idAnoFuneDA-416_04, whole genome shotgun sequence and carries:
- the LOC125770221 gene encoding L-threonine 3-dehydrogenase, mitochondrial yields the protein MLLRKATTAFGGCLRQQLHRSSSADGILAPLATVQQPLQATPQRRWLSNGGGRKTHPKILITGGLGQLGVECAKLLRSQYGEESVILSDIIKPSSEIVNSGPYIFADILDFKGLQKIVVDQRVDWIIHFSALLSAIGEQNVPLAVRVNIEGMHNVLELAKQYKLRIFVPSTIGAFGPDSPRNPTPNVTIQRPRTIYGVSKVHAELMGEYYHHKFGLDFRCLRFPGVISSDPPGGGTTDYAVAIFFEGLKTGKYQCYLKPDTRLPMMYIEDCLRSLLEFMTAPEEKLQRRVYNVTAMSFTPEELVEKLSKYIPELHVSYRPDSRQLIADSWPQIFDDSEARRDWGWQHNYDLDKLVDLMVRDVTENYIKKASQ